The following proteins are co-located in the Vigna unguiculata cultivar IT97K-499-35 chromosome 9, ASM411807v1, whole genome shotgun sequence genome:
- the LOC114164728 gene encoding polygalacturonase inhibitor-like, whose product MRSMLMLLGLCVLVLSPFPVALSERCHPEDKKVLLRFKKELNNPYFLASWDPKEDCCDWYCVKCDDRNNRIYEVFLISSYPDPNVTGKIPPSVGDLPYLEYLTFHKLPNLVGPIPPTITKLTKLKSLEITNSGLTGPIPEFLAQIKTLEVISLSFNSLSGSIPSSLSQLPNLASLQLDRNKLTGPIPASFGSFKKPGPDLKLSHNQLSGPLPPSLGNLDPDNIDLSRNKLVGDASFLFGSKKKTQVLDLSRNAFSFDLSPVTFPKKSLIWLDINHNKIYGNLPVALTKVENLQQLNVSYNPGLKGQIPQGGELHRFDKYAFFHTKLCGSPLPPCTK is encoded by the coding sequence ATGCGAAGCATGTTAATGTTGTTGGGACTATGCGTCCTAGTGTTGTCCCCATTTCCAGTTGCATTATCGGAGCGGTGCCACCCAGAGGACAAGAAGGTGCTGCTCCGGTTCAAAAAGGAACTCAACAACCCTTACTTCCTAGCCTCTTGGGACCCAAAAGAAGATTGCTGCGACTGGTACTGTGTCAAGTGTGACGACAGAAATAACCGTATCTACGAGGTTTTTCTAATATCCTCGTATCCAGACCCCAATGTCACCGGCAAAATACCACCCTCTGTGGGTGACCTCCCTTACCTCGAGTACCTTACCTTCCACAAGCTCCCCAACCTCGTCGGCCCAATTCCGCCCACCATCACCAAACTCACCAAACTCAAAAGTCTCGAAATCACCAACAGTGGTCTCACAGGCCCAATACCCGAATTTCTGGCCCAGATTAAAACCCTGGAGGTGATCTCACTTTCCTTCAACAGTCTCTCGGGCTCCATTCCCAGCTCACTCTCCCAACTGCCTAATCTCGCATCTCTACAGCTGGACAGGAACAAATTGACGGGCCCAATCCCGGCGTCTTTCGGGTCCTTCAAGAAGCCCGGGCCTGATCTCAAACTGTCTCACAACCAACTCTCTGGGCCCCTTCCCCCTTCCTTGGGCAACCTAGACCCAGACAACATAGACTTGTCAAGGAACAAACTTGTAGGCGATGCTTCATTTCTTTTCGGGAGCAAGAAAAAGACTCAGGTACTTGACCTTTCCAGGAACGCCTTCTCCTTTGATCTCTCTCCTGTGACGTTTCCTAAGAAAAGCTTGATTTGGTTGGATATCAATCACAATAAGATTTATGGGAACCTTCCAGTGGCGTTGACGAAAGTGGAAAATTTGCAGCAGTTGAACGTGAGTTATAATCCTGGGTTGAAGGGCCAAATACCGCAGGGTGGGGAATTGCATAGATTCGATAAATATGCTTTCTTTCACACTAAGTTGTGTGGTTCTCCACTTCCGCCCTGCACCAAATAG